In the genome of Dermacentor silvarum isolate Dsil-2018 chromosome 1, BIME_Dsil_1.4, whole genome shotgun sequence, one region contains:
- the LOC125942104 gene encoding putative RNA-binding protein Luc7-like 2 yields the protein MAMDACSKIHNYALKANFENGSRMYRPGQHHFYELAVLAYLQKVIRSCEILDRAKKGRLTRCQSTARSDRHGDKEATLKSYGDMMDKKLIEAEDLGNKGKVQEALAVIKEVEWLKRRRNRFERMLDRKSNEPVKEHKQNICEECQLCIGLDNEQRIANHSSDRLHNAILDVRRKIAELTACLEKPQVPGNWSRLEATQQQSTSRLDQGA from the exons ATGGCAATGGACGCCTGCTCCAAGATCCACAACTACGCGCTCAAGGCCAACTTCGAGAACGGCTCCAGGATGTACCGGCCAGGACAGCACCACTTCTACGAGCTCGCGGTACTCGCCTACCTACAAAAGGTGATCCGCTCGTGCGAGATCCTGGACCGGGCCAAGAAGGGCCGCCTGACGCG GTGCCAGTCGACCGCGCGCAGCGATCGCCATGGCGACAAGGAGGCCACGCTCAAGTCCTACGGCGACATGATGGACAAGAAGCTCATCGAGGCCGAAGATCTCGGCAACAAGGGCAAAGTGCAAGAGGCGCTCGCTGTCATCAAGGAGGTCGAGTGGCTCAAGCGGCGCCGAAACCGATTCGAGAGGATGCTGGACCGCAAGTCCAACGAACCGGTCAAGGAGCACAAGCAGAACATCTGCGAGGAGTGCCAGCTCTGCATCGGCCTCGACAACGAGCAACGCATCGCCAACCACTCGAGCGACCGGCTGCACAACGCCATACTCGACGTGCGCCGAAAGATAGCCGAGCTCACTGCCTGCCTCGAGAAGCCGCAGGTGCCGGGCAACTGGTCGCGCCTCGAAGCCACGCAGCAGCAGTCGACATCGCGCCTCGACCAGGGCGCATAG